In the genome of Xenopus laevis strain J_2021 chromosome 1S, Xenopus_laevis_v10.1, whole genome shotgun sequence, one region contains:
- the MGC68999 gene encoding uncharacterized protein LOC379553 produces the protein MAVVRSHYQGYGLEDVVWEQYTVTLQKDPKKGFGIAVSGGRDNPHFQNGDNSIVISDVLIGGPAEGRLLENDRVIMVNGTLLENVPHSFAVQQLRKCGKTAVLVVKRPRKVQLGPPSKSEPALDVIDDYSEYESRTAYSAYSDRSGYGGSRSRDPSPDRNIRRDQDRGQYYEREQGGYGSRARSVDQDLNMEYGQRRDHSRGRTIDRDLDEDRGYRKDHSRGRSIDRDLDDDRGYRRERSRGRSLDRELDDERGYRRENSRSRTIDRNDMYDRGGDYSPDRDMGKRTYEKEIQKSRSRDRLQSRSPSPQPNRGSDKTKSVLLSKNKSNEEYGLRLGSQIYIKGLTGTGLAGKDGTLHEGDIILKINGTLTENMSLLDAQALIEKSRGKLQLVVLRDKKQTLINLPYVEDSDSEMEEDYSHKRRNPRSKEP, from the exons GGGTATGGACTGGAAGATGTCGTGTGGGAGCAGTACACTGTCACATTGCAAAAG GATCCCAAAAAAGGATTTGGCATTGCTGTTTCTGGAGGAAGGGACAATCCACACTTCCAAAATGGTGACAACTCCATTGTGATCTCAGATGTACTCATAGGGGGGCCTGCAGAGGGTCGACTGCT TGAGAATGACCGGGTTATAATGGTTAATGGAACCCTTCTTGAGAATGTGCCACATTCGTTTGCCGTTCAACAGCTgagaaaatgtgggaaaactgcAGTTCTG GTAGTAAAAAGACCAAGGAAGGTTCAGTTGGGTCCTCCAAGCAAATCGGAGCCGGCCTTAGATGTAATAGATGACTATTCTGAATATGAAAGCAGAACTGCCTATAGTGCATATAGTGACAGGAGTGGATATGGGGGTTCCCGCAGCCGTGATCCAAGCCCAGACAGAAACATCCGAAGGGACCAAGATAGAGGCCAATATTATGAACGAGAACAGGGAGGTTATGGCAGCCGTGCCAGAAGCGTTGACCAAGATCTTAATATGGAATATGGACAGAGACGGGACCACAGCCGTGGTAGGACCATTGACCGGGATTTAGATGAAGATCGTGGGTACAGAAAAGACCATAGTCGTGGTAGAAGCATAGACCGAGACCTGGATGATGATCGTGGCTACAGAAGGGAACGCAGCCGTGGTAGAAGCCTAGATCGTGAACTAGATGATGAACGAGGTTACAGGAGAGAAAACAGTCGTAGCCGCACCATAGATAGAAATGATATGTATGACAGAGGTGGAGATTACAGTCCAGACAGAGATATGGGGAAGAGAACCTATGAAAAGGAAATTCAGAAAAGTCGCAGCCGAGATAGGCTACAGTCTCGTAGCCCATCTCCTCAACCAAATAGAGGTTCAGACAAAACCAAAAGTGTTCTTCTCTCAAAGAACAAGTCAAACGAAG AATATGGCCTTCGCCTTGGCAGCCAGATCTACATCAAGGGGTTGACGGGCACTGGTTTGGCAGGAAAAGATGGGACTTTGCATGAAGGAGATATCATACTTAAG ATTAATGGTACTCTGACTGAGAACATGTCTTTACTGGATGCCCAGGCTTTGATAGAGAAATCACGAGGGAAGCTTCAGCTTGTGGTTCTTAGAGACAAAAAACAGACATTAATTAATCTGCCTTATGTGGAAGACAGCGATTCGGAAATGGaag aGGATTATTCACACAAGAGGAGGAACCCAAGGTCTAAGGAGCCATAA